In Cololabis saira isolate AMF1-May2022 chromosome 4, fColSai1.1, whole genome shotgun sequence, one DNA window encodes the following:
- the LOC133442592 gene encoding uncharacterized protein LOC133442592, whose product MLISDRALEDDQQQEKQSKCGEKIGGIGGTGAASGNEGGLGERGQGRPRGNGGGLGERGQGRPRGNGGGLGERGQPRGNGGGLGGTGAASGNGGGLGERGRPRGNGGGLGERGRPWGTGAALGNGGGLARPCKHQ is encoded by the coding sequence ATGTTGATCTCTGACCGAGCCCTAGAGGATGACCAGCAGCAGgaaaaacagtccaaatgtggagaaaaaatcgGCGGCATCGGGGGAACGGGGGCGGCCTCGGGGAACGAGGGCGGCCTCGGGGAACGGGGGCAGGGTCGGCCTCGGGGGAACGGGGGCGGCCTCGGGGAACGGGGGCAGGGTCGGCCTCGGGGGAACGGGGGCGGCCTCGGGGAACGGGGGCAGCCTCGGGGGAACGGGGGCGGCCTCGGGGGAACGGGGGCGGCCTCGGGGAACGGGGGCGGCCTCGGGGAACGGGGGCGGCCTCGGGGGAACGGGGGCGGCCTCGGGGAACGGGGGCGGCCTTGGGGAACGGGGGCGGCCTTGGGGAACGGGGGCGGCctcgcacggccatgtaaacaccaataa